Within the uncultured Draconibacterium sp. genome, the region CCTACTTTCATGAGTTTCGTATTGGTAGCCCTTATTTTAGGTCTTGCCTTTGCAATTGAAAGAGTTCTTTACTTAAATCTTGCAACCAGCAACACTAAAAAACTATTGGCTAATGTTGAAGAGGCATTAGAAAGTGGAGGTGTTGAAGCTGCAAAAGAAGTATGTCGTACTACTCGTGGCCCTGTTGCAAGTATTTTCTATCAAGGTCTTGATCGTTTTGATCATGGTATTGATGTAGTTGAAAAAACTGTTATTTCTTACGGTGGTGTTCAAGCCGGTCTTTTGGAAAAAGGATTAAGCTGGATTGCACTTTTCATCGCTTTGGCTCCAATGTTAGGTTTCATGGGTACAGTAATCGGTATGATTGGCGCTTTCGATTCAATTCAGCAAGCTGGTGATATTAGTCCTGCTCTTGTGGCTGGTGGTATTAAAGTGGCCTTGATTACAACTGTTTCAGGTCTTGTTGTTGCGATGATTCTACAGATTTTCTATAACTACTGTGTAGCTAAAATCGATGGTATTATCAATAACATGGAAGATGCTTCTATCTCTTTGTTAGACTTGTTAGTAAAACATAACATGAAAAAATAAGGAGTTTAAGAAATGAGTAAAACAGGAAAAATAGTTACTATAATTTTGTGGGCTCTACTCATTGTTTCAGTTATTCTTATTGTTTCATTGATTGCTAATATTGATGAGAATGATAATGACCCTACAATGTTAAGCTGGGTAAATACCAATATTATTTGGGCCTACATCCTTATAGCTATTGGTGCCGGAGCTGCAATCCTTTCTGGACTGTTCCATATGTCCACCGATAAGAAAGCTGCAAAGAACGGAATCATTTCCCTAGTGTTTTTAGGAGTAGTTGGGGGAATTGCTTATTTGCTGGCTTCACCGGAAATTCCACAATTTGCTGGTGTTGATACGTTTTTAGCAGATGGAACCTTAAATGAGAGAGTAGCAAAATTAACAGACACTGGTTTGTATGCAACATATATTCTTATAGGATTGGCAATATTGTCGGTTGCATCATCATCAGTAATGCGTTTGTTTAGATAAGTTTAATCGTAGAAAAAAACAGGAAAAAAAATTATGGCTAAGAAAGTACCTGAAATACCGGGCTCATCGTTGGCAGATATTGCATTTATGTTGCTGATCTTTTTCCTGGTAACAACTACGATGGACGTTGACAGCGGTCTTCGAAGAAAACTTCCACAATGGGTTGATCCTGACGAATTGAAGGATCAGAATAATGAAATCAACGAAAGGAATATCTTTGTTGTGCTCGTGAATAAAAATAACGACCTGTTAGTAGAAGGTGACTACGAACAAATTGAGAATCTACGTGAAAGGGCAAAAGAATTTCTGGCGAATCCATACAATGCTGATAATTTGCCTGAGAAAGAACCAATGGAGATACCATACTTCGGACAAGTAATGGTAACCAAAGGGGTGATTTCTTTACGAAACGATTTAGATACTCAATATGGAACCTATCTCGCTGTTCAAAACGAACTGGTTGCTGCCATTAATGAATTAAGAGACGAGTTGGCTAAACAACAGTTTGGTAAAGCATATGAAGATCTTGATGGTGATAAACAAGATGCCATCAGAAAGATTTATCCACAGAAAATTTCTGAAGCTGAACCAAAAGGTAAAATTTAAAGGAATAGATTATGAGCAAGTTTAGAAAAGATGATGGAAAGGGAACTCCCGAGATATCAACAGCATCCTTACCTGATATTGTGTTCATGCTTCTGTTTTTCTTTATGGTAAGTACAACAATGCGTGAGGTAACACTAAATGTAAAAATGCGCCTTCCGGAAGCTACTGAATTAAGCAAGCTGGAAAAGAAATCTTTAGTAAGTTACATATATATTGGTGAGCCTCTACCTGCTTTTCAAAAAACGTTTGGTAAGGCCCCGCGTATTCAGTTGAACGATCAATTTGCATCAGTTGATGAAGTACAGGATTTCATTATTGCTGAACGCGAAGCCAGAGATGAGGCTGAACAACCATTTATGGTTACTTCATTGAAAATTGATGAGAATACAAGAATGAGTATTGTAGGTGATGTAAAGCAGGAGCTGCGTAAATCGGCTGCACTTAACATAAACTACTCGTCAAGAAAGAAAGCTGAAAGATAATTCA harbors:
- a CDS encoding MotA/TolQ/ExbB proton channel family protein is translated as MKRLFALIAVFGMLFFMASNVALAQEEEAAATETATEQVEQTSAAIAEEDAAAAAEEGKSLHSQLKQKFIEGDPTFMSFVLVALILGLAFAIERVLYLNLATSNTKKLLANVEEALESGGVEAAKEVCRTTRGPVASIFYQGLDRFDHGIDVVEKTVISYGGVQAGLLEKGLSWIALFIALAPMLGFMGTVIGMIGAFDSIQQAGDISPALVAGGIKVALITTVSGLVVAMILQIFYNYCVAKIDGIINNMEDASISLLDLLVKHNMKK
- a CDS encoding biopolymer transporter ExbD, with product MAKKVPEIPGSSLADIAFMLLIFFLVTTTMDVDSGLRRKLPQWVDPDELKDQNNEINERNIFVVLVNKNNDLLVEGDYEQIENLRERAKEFLANPYNADNLPEKEPMEIPYFGQVMVTKGVISLRNDLDTQYGTYLAVQNELVAAINELRDELAKQQFGKAYEDLDGDKQDAIRKIYPQKISEAEPKGKI
- a CDS encoding biopolymer transporter ExbD; the encoded protein is MSKFRKDDGKGTPEISTASLPDIVFMLLFFFMVSTTMREVTLNVKMRLPEATELSKLEKKSLVSYIYIGEPLPAFQKTFGKAPRIQLNDQFASVDEVQDFIIAEREARDEAEQPFMVTSLKIDENTRMSIVGDVKQELRKSAALNINYSSRKKAER